CAGCCCCAGACTGGCGCCTCACAAACAGGACTTCGCCGGTCCATGGAGGCCCGGCACCTGGTGATGATCGCCATGGGCGGCGTCATCGGCTCTGGACTGTTCGTTAGTTCCGGATACACCATCGCCACGGCCGGCCCGTTGGGTGCCGTGATTGCCTACCTCATTGGCGCCGTGGTGGTCTATTTGGTGATGGCATGCCTCGGGGAACTCGCTGTTGCGTTCCCCGTCTCGGGTGCCTTCCACATTTATGCAGCCCGGACCATCGGCCCGGCCACCGGCTTTGCCACTGCCTGGCTCTACTGGCTCTGCTGGGCCGTGGCTCTAGGTTCCGAGTTCACCGCGGCGGGCCTCCTCATGCAACGCTGGTTCCCTGGCGTCGACGTCTGGATCTGGTGCTTCGTCTTCGCCACGGTCCTGTTCACCCTGAATGCCATTTCATCGCGTGTCTTTGGTGAATCGGAGTTCTGGTTCGCGCTCATCAAGGTCGCCGCCGTCGTCGGCCTGATCATCCTGGGCGGTGCCGCGCTTGCCGGATTCCACCCGCTCGCAGCTGGCGGATACCCCTCATTTGGCGAGAACTTCAGCACGCCGGACGGGCTCTTCCCGAATGGCTTCACCGGCGTCTTCGTCACCTGTCTGGCGGTCTTCTACGCTTTCTCGGGCTCCGAGCTGATCGGCGTTGCCGCCGGCGAAACGGCGAACCCCGGCGCGAACATCCCCAAGGCCATGCGCACCACGGTCATCCGACTCATGATTTTCTTTGTTGGTGCGATCGTGGTCATCGCGGCAACCATTCCGTACGAGAAAGTCAGTGTGGACGAGAGCCCGTTTGTCACGGTCTTCTCCATGCTAGGCATCCCATACGCCGCGGACATCATGAACTTCGTGATCATCACGGCGCTGCTCTCCGCCGGAAACTGCGGGCTCTTTTCGTGCGCCCGCATGCTCTTCTCGCTGGCCGACGAAGGCCACGCACCCAAGGCCTTCCGTAAGCTGACCAAGCGCGGAATCCCGATGGTGGCCCTCTGCGTCAGCATGCTGGGCGGCCTGGCTTCGCTGATCAGCAGCGTTGTTGCCCCGGCCACCGTCTACTTGGTGCTCGTTTCAGTTGCCGGTTTCGCGACCGTT
This genomic interval from Paenarthrobacter aurescens TC1 contains the following:
- a CDS encoding putative amino acid permease (identified by match to protein family HMM PF00324), which encodes MGLSSPTEAEASATEAQPQTGASQTGLRRSMEARHLVMIAMGGVIGSGLFVSSGYTIATAGPLGAVIAYLIGAVVVYLVMACLGELAVAFPVSGAFHIYAARTIGPATGFATAWLYWLCWAVALGSEFTAAGLLMQRWFPGVDVWIWCFVFATVLFTLNAISSRVFGESEFWFALIKVAAVVGLIILGGAALAGFHPLAAGGYPSFGENFSTPDGLFPNGFTGVFVTCLAVFYAFSGSELIGVAAGETANPGANIPKAMRTTVIRLMIFFVGAIVVIAATIPYEKVSVDESPFVTVFSMLGIPYAADIMNFVIITALLSAGNCGLFSCARMLFSLADEGHAPKAFRKLTKRGIPMVALCVSMLGGLASLISSVVAPATVYLVLVSVAGFATVGVWMSIVASHFIYRRTFIKNGGDLSTLPYRAPLFPLVPILAFALCVVSLIGIAFDPNQVAALLFGVPFVGACYAIFYFKYGRRRSLKKAIDA